In one window of Methanosarcina vacuolata Z-761 DNA:
- a CDS encoding tRNA (N(6)-L-threonylcarbamoyladenosine(37)-C(2))-methylthiotransferase, whose protein sequence is MKVYLESFGCSASQASAEIMKASVERLGYELLGPEAADQAEVYICNSCTVKYTTEQKILYKIRSMGEKNVEVIVSGCMPEVQLEDILHANPEAHILGVNAISRLGELLSSIEQRKKECIPGGEHLEFRASEPVGFLNVPHERSNPNIHICQISQGCNFACSYCIVKYARGKLHSFSPDEIVEDIRSAVVEGCREIWLTSQDDSQYGMDTGVRLPELLRMISEIPGDFKVRVGMMNPFSVLPILDDLVDAFDSDKVFKLLHLPIQSASHSVLKRMNRLHKMDVVDTIITKFRSRFEDLSLFTDIIVGFCDETDNEFKETVEWVQKYRPEKVNISRYSPRPHTKAFSFRNLDSRILVQRSHELHKVCEQIKIGSKQAMIGWKGRAFVSKYTEIGDILTRTDAYRPVVIRGSNLKPGQYANVEIVAAKPGYFLGKLIEDRPVSEIEEIQ, encoded by the coding sequence ATGAAAGTCTATCTTGAAAGTTTTGGCTGTTCGGCGAGCCAGGCCTCGGCTGAAATAATGAAGGCAAGCGTCGAAAGACTGGGGTATGAACTGCTGGGCCCTGAGGCTGCCGATCAGGCAGAGGTCTATATCTGCAACTCCTGTACGGTAAAATACACTACGGAACAGAAGATCCTGTATAAAATTCGCAGCATGGGCGAGAAGAACGTGGAAGTTATCGTTTCAGGCTGTATGCCTGAAGTCCAGCTTGAGGACATCCTGCATGCAAATCCCGAAGCCCATATCCTAGGGGTAAATGCGATTTCTCGGCTTGGAGAGCTTCTTTCTTCAATCGAGCAGAGAAAAAAGGAATGTATTCCCGGAGGAGAACATCTGGAGTTCCGGGCTTCCGAACCTGTGGGATTTCTCAATGTTCCGCATGAGCGTTCCAACCCTAATATTCACATCTGCCAGATCTCGCAGGGCTGCAATTTTGCCTGTTCCTACTGCATTGTAAAATATGCAAGAGGCAAGCTGCACTCTTTTTCACCGGATGAGATCGTCGAAGATATCAGGTCAGCTGTTGTCGAGGGTTGCAGGGAAATCTGGCTTACTTCCCAGGACGACAGCCAGTATGGAATGGACACGGGTGTCAGACTTCCGGAACTCCTGCGCATGATCTCAGAAATTCCAGGCGACTTCAAAGTCAGGGTTGGAATGATGAATCCTTTTTCTGTCCTCCCCATCCTCGATGACCTTGTAGATGCTTTTGATTCCGACAAGGTCTTCAAACTTCTTCACCTCCCAATCCAGTCTGCTTCTCATTCGGTCCTGAAGAGAATGAACCGCCTGCACAAAATGGACGTAGTGGACACGATAATTACTAAATTCCGTTCCCGTTTCGAGGATTTATCCCTCTTCACCGACATAATTGTAGGCTTCTGCGATGAAACCGACAACGAGTTCAAGGAAACTGTCGAATGGGTACAGAAATACCGTCCCGAAAAGGTTAATATTTCAAGATATTCTCCTCGCCCGCACACTAAAGCCTTTTCTTTTCGGAACCTTGACTCCAGGATTTTAGTTCAGCGTTCTCATGAATTGCATAAGGTCTGTGAACAAATCAAGATTGGGTCCAAGCAGGCGATGATCGGCTGGAAAGGTCGGGCCTTTGTCTCGAAATATACGGAAATCGGGGATATTCTCACCCGCACGGATGCTTACCGTCCCGTTGTTATACGCGGCTCGAATCTAAAGCCTGGCCAGTATGCAAATGTTGAAATTGTTGCTGCAAAACCTGGATATTTCCTTGGAAAATTGATTGAAGACCGACCGGTTTCTGAAATAGAAGAAATTCAATAG
- a CDS encoding NifB/NifX family molybdenum-iron cluster-binding protein produces the protein MNICVTASGEGLDSEVDPRFGRCSYFVIYNPETRHVESISNAAAFTSGGTGIKAAEIIANAEVDVLLTGTVGPNAFSMFSELGIDVQVGIKGTVQEAIRQYKAGELQSIRSPNTTPGSGMRKGNGMGRGMKGGGMGRETGRGK, from the coding sequence ATGAACATTTGCGTAACAGCCAGTGGTGAGGGGCTCGACTCCGAAGTGGACCCAAGGTTTGGGAGATGTAGCTACTTTGTAATTTATAACCCTGAGACCAGACATGTGGAATCTATATCAAATGCCGCTGCGTTCACTTCTGGCGGTACCGGCATAAAAGCAGCAGAAATTATTGCAAACGCAGAAGTCGATGTCCTCTTAACAGGCACAGTGGGGCCCAATGCTTTTTCGATGTTCTCAGAGCTTGGTATTGATGTTCAAGTCGGAATAAAAGGTACAGTGCAGGAGGCTATCAGGCAGTATAAAGCTGGAGAACTTCAGTCAATCCGCAGTCCCAATACCACTCCTGGTTCTGGCATGAGAAAAGGAAATGGCATGGGAAGGGGAATGAAAGGAGGTGGTATGGGAAGAGAGACAGGTAGAGGCAAGTAA